CCACAATCAATTTCTACCTATTTCTATAAATTTCAATCTATTTCTATTATCTTATCTCCATATCACTCTTATCTCCTTATCCCCTTTCTTACACTTTTGATATATAGCCTGAACGGTTACAATTTTTTTTTAAAAGAGCTCTTGTTCTTCATCCTCTGCCTCAGGATGACGAGGACGAGGTTTTAAACTACTTAACTTTAAATAATGTAGAAGGTTGTATATCCCTGAAAGAGAATAGAAACTATTAAATTCTTCCTTTAAAATCACACCTATTTGTTGACCACTCCAGGTAATTACTCCATCTTTATCTGGGATAGGTCCACGGATGATCCTTTCTCTAAAACCTTCTATATCCTTTAGCTTCATTGGCGCACCACTGCGAGGTTTATCCTGTAATCCATTAATACCCTCCCTATTGTATCTTTCTATCCAATCAGGGATAGATCTAACACTCACTCCTAATGCTTCAGCAACATATCTCTGTGGTTTCCCCTGAGCAAGCAAAACTATTGCTTGAATCTTTATTCGAACTCGTCCATCTCTCATTTTTTTTGCTATCTTGGCTAATTCTTCAACTGAAACATCACTTCGCACTCTTTGCCATCCCATATAGTTCACCTCCTTAGAACTATATATCGGCAAAAAGATGCAAAAACTTTATAGAATTGATATTATTTGTCGTCATCCAGAGATAGCAAAGGAGCAAAGAGAAGAGCGTCAAGAGGATATGGCTGAGATAGAGAAGGAATTGGAGGAATTAAAGGGAGAGGTAGACAAACAGAAAAGACCTTCTTTAAAGAAGATAGTTAAGAGGGTTGAAGATATTTTATCTTTTCGACATGGTTATGGTTTGTATAAGTATAAATTAGATGAGAAGAATAAAAGTTTTGAATATTTC
The bacterium genome window above contains:
- a CDS encoding helix-turn-helix domain-containing protein, producing the protein MGWQRVRSDVSVEELAKIAKKMRDGRVRIKIQAIVLLAQGKPQRYVAEALGVSVRSIPDWIERYNREGINGLQDKPRSGAPMKLKDIEGFRERIIRGPIPDKDGVITWSGQQIGVILKEEFNSFYSLSGIYNLLHYLKLSSLKPRPRHPEAEDEEQELF